The Bacteroidota bacterium genome includes the window AAATAAATTCATGAATGGATTCTTTGGTGATATGGTTCGTGCCTCTGGTCAGTTCTTTCAACTTTTCATACGGCTTCGGATAACCTTCCCGTCGAAGAATGGTTTGAATGGCTTCTGCCACTACGGCCCAATTATGTTCGAGGTCATTTTGTATAGCAGTTTCGTTGAGCAAAAGTCTGGATAAGCCTTTTTCGATGGAAGCAATGCTTATCATGGTATGAGCAACCGGTACTCCGATATTTCTCAGCACCGTTGAATCTGTCAGGTCGCGCTGCAAACGGGAGATGGGAAGTTTGGCAGAAAGATGTTCAAACAAAGCATTCGCAATTCCCAGATTTCCTTCAGCGTTTTCAAAATCAATCGGGTTCACCTTGTGGGGCATGGCGGACGAGCCTACTTCGTTCTTATTTACTTTCTGTTTGAAATACTCCATAGAGATATAAGTCCACAAGTCGCGGCAGAAATCAATCAGAATGGTATTGATGCGCTTCATCGCATCGAAGTGTGCAGCCAGATGGTCGTAGTGTTCAATCTGTGTGGTGTAGTGGCTGCGGCGCAGATGCAGAATGCGCACCACAAAATCATTGGCAAACTGCACCCATGCAATCTGTGGATATGCCACATGATGTGCATTCAGATTACCGGTAGCCCCACCAAACTTAGCGCTATATGGTATTTGTTCAAACAGGTGTATTTGATTCTGCAAA containing:
- the purB gene encoding adenylosuccinate lyase, whose product is MTPLNPLHAISPVDGRYRSKTESLARYYSEYGLIYYRVYVEVEYFIALCEIPLPQLADFPVKSFSALKNISKNFSEADAQKIKDTEKVTNHDVKAVEYFLKEKFDELGLGKWKEFIHFGLTSQDINNTAIPLSFMEANEKVYLPAIKKLIEQIEQLSEDWKSIPMLAHTHGQPASPTRLGKEMMVFVERLQNQIHLFEQIPYSAKFGGATGNLNAHHVAYPQIAWVQFANDFVVRILHLRRSHYTTQIEHYDHLAAHFDAMKRINTILIDFCRDLWTYISMEYFKQKVNKNEVGSSAMPHKVNPIDFENAEGNLGIANALFEHLSAKLPISRLQRDLTDSTVLRNIGVPVAHTMISIASIEKGLSRLLLNETAIQNDLEHNWAVVAEAIQTILRREGYPKPYEKLKELTRGTNHITKESIHEFI